One Solanum lycopersicum chromosome 4, SLM_r2.1 DNA window includes the following coding sequences:
- the LOC101251177 gene encoding uncharacterized protein isoform X1, producing the protein MKAETVTLVLVNLAGIMERADESLLPGVYKEVGEALHADPTRLGSLTLFRSMVQSLCYPLAAYLAVRHNRAHVIAYGAFLWAAATFLVAFSSTFTQVAVSRALNGIGLAIVAPAIQSLVADSTDDDKRGMAFGWLQLTSNIGSIIGGLFSLMIAPVTLLGIPGWRLAFHLVGIISIIIGILVRLFANDPHFPDGHLKATNEGPGRSFKSEVLGLVQEAKTVINIRSFQIIVAQGVTGSFPWSALSFAPMWLELTGLSHEKTGVLICLFVVGSSIGGLFGGRMGDMLSQRLPNCGRIILAQISSASAIPLTAILLLALPDNPSAAFMHGLVLFITGFCISWNAPATNNPIFAEIVPEKSRTSIYALDRSFESVLSSFAPPVVGLLAQNVYGYKPVPKGTQSIATDRENAKALAQALFTSIGTPMALCCVIYSFLYCTYPRDKARAQMEALIESELQIIGLDSTPPANQPYSQVKSSELQENLEDRIIVEMDYGEDELGFDDDDEKTLVNHHQTFSQLDL; encoded by the exons ATGAAGGCAGAAACGGTGACACTTGTGCTGGTGAATTTGGCCGGAATTATGGAAAGAGCAGACGAATCTTTGTTACCTGGTGTGTATAAGGAAGTTGGTGAAGCACTACATGCTGATCCAACGAGATTGGGTTCACTCACGCTTTTCCGATCCATGGTTCAGTCTCTGTGCTACCCTCTTGCAGCTTACCTTGCTGTTCGACACAATCGGGCACATGTTATTGCTTATGGTGCTTTTCTTTGGGCTGCCGCTACTTTTCTTGTAGCTTTCTCTTCCACTTTCACGCAG GTGGCAGTATCGAGAGCTTTAAATGGGATAGGCCTTGCCATTGTTGCACCTGCTATTCAGTCTCTTGTAGCTGACTCGACTGATGATGACAAACGTGGGATGGCGTTTGGATGGCTACAGCTTACTAGCAATATTGGTTCAATTATTGGTGGATTGTTTTCCTTAATGATAGCGCCCGTTACTCTTTTGGGAATTCCTGGTTGGAGGCTCGCCTTTCATCTAGTTGGTATCATCAGCATTATCATTGGTATTTTGGTTCGCTTATTTGCAAATGATCCTCACTTCCCTGATGGCCATCTGAAAGCCACTAATGAAGGTCCTGGTAGATCCTTTAAGTCAGAAGTGCTAGGTCTCGTTCAAGAAGCCAAAACGGTAATAAATATTCGATCCTTCCAGATTATTGTAGCACAGGGTGTTACTGGTTCTTTTCCTTGGTCAGCTTTGTCCTTCGCGCCAATGTGGTTAGAGCTTACTGGACTTTCCCATGAGAAGACTGGTGTTCTTATTTGCTTGTTTGTGGTAGGCAGTTCAATTGGCGGACTCTTTGGAGGCAGGATGGGAGACATGTTATCCCAGCGTCTACCTAATTGTGGTAGGATAATTCTGGCTCAAATAAGCTCAGCATCAGCGATCCCCCTCACGGCGATCCTTCTGCTGGCTTTGCCTGATAATCCTTCTGCAGCATTCATGCATGGTCTGGTCCTGTTTATTACAGGGTTCTGCATATCTTGGAATGCTCCAGCCACAAACAA TCCAATTTTTGCAGAGATTGTGCCTGAGAAGTCAAGAACCAGTATATATGCTCTAGACCGATCATTTGAATCTGTATTATCATCTTTTGCTCCTCCAGTTGTTGGACTACTGGCCCAAAATGTTTATGGTTATAAACCAGTACCTAAAGGTACTCAAAGTATTGCCACAGACAGAGAAAACGCTAAAGCGTTGGCACAAGCGTTGTTCACTTCCATCGGAACTCCAATGGCACTATGTTGTGTTATTTACTCTTTCCTCTATTGCACCTATCCAAGAGATAAGGCGCGGGCTCAAATGGAAGCACTGATAGAATCAGAGTTGCAAATCATTGGCTTGGATAGTACTCCTCCAGCAAATCAACCATATTCACAAGTCAAATCATCTGAACTCCAAGAGAACCTTGAAGACAGAATCATTGTTGAAATGGATTATGGAGAAGATGAACTTGGTTTCGACGATGATGATGAGAAGACATTAGTCAATCACCATCAGACATTTTCTCAACTGGATCTATAG
- the LOC101251177 gene encoding uncharacterized protein isoform X3: protein MKAETVTLVLVNLAGIMERADESLLPGVYKEVGEALHADPTRLGSLTLFRSMVQSLCYPLAAYLAVRHNRAHVIAYGAFLWAAATFLVAFSSTFTQVAVSRALNGIGLAIVAPAIQSLVADSTDDDKRGMAFGWLQLTSNIGSIIGGLFSLMIAPVTLLGIPGWRLAFHLVGIISIIIGILVRLFANDPHFPDGHLKATNEGPGRSFKSEVLGLVQEAKTVINIRSFQIIVAQGVTGSFPWSALSFAPMWLELTGLSHEKTGVLICLFVVGSSIGGLFGGRMGDMLSQRLPNCGRIILAQISSASAIPLTAILLLALPDNPSAAFMHGLVLFITGFCISWNAPATNKDCA from the exons ATGAAGGCAGAAACGGTGACACTTGTGCTGGTGAATTTGGCCGGAATTATGGAAAGAGCAGACGAATCTTTGTTACCTGGTGTGTATAAGGAAGTTGGTGAAGCACTACATGCTGATCCAACGAGATTGGGTTCACTCACGCTTTTCCGATCCATGGTTCAGTCTCTGTGCTACCCTCTTGCAGCTTACCTTGCTGTTCGACACAATCGGGCACATGTTATTGCTTATGGTGCTTTTCTTTGGGCTGCCGCTACTTTTCTTGTAGCTTTCTCTTCCACTTTCACGCAG GTGGCAGTATCGAGAGCTTTAAATGGGATAGGCCTTGCCATTGTTGCACCTGCTATTCAGTCTCTTGTAGCTGACTCGACTGATGATGACAAACGTGGGATGGCGTTTGGATGGCTACAGCTTACTAGCAATATTGGTTCAATTATTGGTGGATTGTTTTCCTTAATGATAGCGCCCGTTACTCTTTTGGGAATTCCTGGTTGGAGGCTCGCCTTTCATCTAGTTGGTATCATCAGCATTATCATTGGTATTTTGGTTCGCTTATTTGCAAATGATCCTCACTTCCCTGATGGCCATCTGAAAGCCACTAATGAAGGTCCTGGTAGATCCTTTAAGTCAGAAGTGCTAGGTCTCGTTCAAGAAGCCAAAACGGTAATAAATATTCGATCCTTCCAGATTATTGTAGCACAGGGTGTTACTGGTTCTTTTCCTTGGTCAGCTTTGTCCTTCGCGCCAATGTGGTTAGAGCTTACTGGACTTTCCCATGAGAAGACTGGTGTTCTTATTTGCTTGTTTGTGGTAGGCAGTTCAATTGGCGGACTCTTTGGAGGCAGGATGGGAGACATGTTATCCCAGCGTCTACCTAATTGTGGTAGGATAATTCTGGCTCAAATAAGCTCAGCATCAGCGATCCCCCTCACGGCGATCCTTCTGCTGGCTTTGCCTGATAATCCTTCTGCAGCATTCATGCATGGTCTGGTCCTGTTTATTACAGGGTTCTGCATATCTTGGAATGCTCCAGCCACAAACAA AGATTGTGCCTGA
- the LOC101251177 gene encoding uncharacterized protein isoform X2, which translates to MAFGWLQLTSNIGSIIGGLFSLMIAPVTLLGIPGWRLAFHLVGIISIIIGILVRLFANDPHFPDGHLKATNEGPGRSFKSEVLGLVQEAKTVINIRSFQIIVAQGVTGSFPWSALSFAPMWLELTGLSHEKTGVLICLFVVGSSIGGLFGGRMGDMLSQRLPNCGRIILAQISSASAIPLTAILLLALPDNPSAAFMHGLVLFITGFCISWNAPATNNPIFAEIVPEKSRTSIYALDRSFESVLSSFAPPVVGLLAQNVYGYKPVPKGTQSIATDRENAKALAQALFTSIGTPMALCCVIYSFLYCTYPRDKARAQMEALIESELQIIGLDSTPPANQPYSQVKSSELQENLEDRIIVEMDYGEDELGFDDDDEKTLVNHHQTFSQLDL; encoded by the exons ATGGCGTTTGGATGGCTACAGCTTACTAGCAATATTGGTTCAATTATTGGTGGATTGTTTTCCTTAATGATAGCGCCCGTTACTCTTTTGGGAATTCCTGGTTGGAGGCTCGCCTTTCATCTAGTTGGTATCATCAGCATTATCATTGGTATTTTGGTTCGCTTATTTGCAAATGATCCTCACTTCCCTGATGGCCATCTGAAAGCCACTAATGAAGGTCCTGGTAGATCCTTTAAGTCAGAAGTGCTAGGTCTCGTTCAAGAAGCCAAAACGGTAATAAATATTCGATCCTTCCAGATTATTGTAGCACAGGGTGTTACTGGTTCTTTTCCTTGGTCAGCTTTGTCCTTCGCGCCAATGTGGTTAGAGCTTACTGGACTTTCCCATGAGAAGACTGGTGTTCTTATTTGCTTGTTTGTGGTAGGCAGTTCAATTGGCGGACTCTTTGGAGGCAGGATGGGAGACATGTTATCCCAGCGTCTACCTAATTGTGGTAGGATAATTCTGGCTCAAATAAGCTCAGCATCAGCGATCCCCCTCACGGCGATCCTTCTGCTGGCTTTGCCTGATAATCCTTCTGCAGCATTCATGCATGGTCTGGTCCTGTTTATTACAGGGTTCTGCATATCTTGGAATGCTCCAGCCACAAACAA TCCAATTTTTGCAGAGATTGTGCCTGAGAAGTCAAGAACCAGTATATATGCTCTAGACCGATCATTTGAATCTGTATTATCATCTTTTGCTCCTCCAGTTGTTGGACTACTGGCCCAAAATGTTTATGGTTATAAACCAGTACCTAAAGGTACTCAAAGTATTGCCACAGACAGAGAAAACGCTAAAGCGTTGGCACAAGCGTTGTTCACTTCCATCGGAACTCCAATGGCACTATGTTGTGTTATTTACTCTTTCCTCTATTGCACCTATCCAAGAGATAAGGCGCGGGCTCAAATGGAAGCACTGATAGAATCAGAGTTGCAAATCATTGGCTTGGATAGTACTCCTCCAGCAAATCAACCATATTCACAAGTCAAATCATCTGAACTCCAAGAGAACCTTGAAGACAGAATCATTGTTGAAATGGATTATGGAGAAGATGAACTTGGTTTCGACGATGATGATGAGAAGACATTAGTCAATCACCATCAGACATTTTCTCAACTGGATCTATAG